aatttccaGATTTccgaaaaaaaagtcagaattttcagATTTCCGAAAAAGTCAGAACTTTTAGATTTccgaaaaagtcagaatgttaAGATTTCCGGAAAAAAAaagtcaacatgtaagaagtagaaagtacaggtattagtgttcaacatgtaagaagtagaaagtacaggtatttgagttcaacatgtaagaagtagaaagtacaggtatttgtgttcaacatgtaaaaagACGTCAGAAACATAAGTAGTGGAgtgaagtactgataccagaaaaatgtacttaagtacagaaacaaagtatttgtactccaataCTTCTGTAGGTGTTGTTGCTCTGAGCCCAGGATTAGCTGAAAAGAGTCCAGGAAGCCTATTTACAAGTTAACAGCGTTTAATAAAACAATGATACAATGAAATTGCAAAATGGCGAACAGCTGTGCTCCCACTGCATGGGATCAGGATGAGAAAGAGACCGACTTCCTGCTTGGGTcacatatttatcatctgaagtCTTCTCCCATTGGTTGGCGTCGACGGGGGCAGGGATGGGCCAGGTTCGGCCTCTTCGTCTGCACATAGGTGTGTCCATGTGATCTTCAGTCGCCCTCTAGTGGCGTATCCAAATAACATTATTTCCTAACATCACATGACCAGATAAACCATCAGAACACCTAACAGCATATTGACGTCCATCATGTCTACGTCCATCATGTCTACGTCCATCATGTCGACGTCCATCATGTCGACGTCCATCATGTCTACGTCCGTCATGTCTACGTCCGTCATGTCGACGTCCGTCATGTCGACGTCCGTCATGTCGACGTCCGTCATGTCTACGTCCGTCATGTCTACGTCCGTCATGTCGACGTCCATCATGTCGACGTCCATCATGTCTACGTCCAACATGTCTACGTCCATCATGTCGACGTCCATCATGTCTACGTCCATCATGTCGACGTCCAGCATATCGACCAGCATATTCACATCCGGCATATTAATATTTTAAGAAAACGTCAGAATTTTCAGATGTTCGGAAAAAAGTTTGAATTTTTGGGTTTTCAGAGACAAATCCGAATTTTCAGATTTGACATCAAGTATATTCACATCAAGTGTATTCACATCCAGCATGTTAATATACTGAATTTTCAGATTTtcgaaaaaaagtcagaattttcagatttctgaaaaaaagtcagaatgttcaGATTTtcgaaaaaaaagtcagaatttttagatttccgaaaaagtcagaatgttaAGATTTCCGGAAAAAaagtcaacatgtaagaagtagaaagtacaggtattagtgttcaacatgtaagaagtagaaagtacaggtatttgagttcaacatgtaagaagtagaaagtacaggtatttgtgttcaacatgtaaaaagACGTCAGAAACATAAGTAGTGGAgtgaagtactgataccagaaaaatgtacttcagtacagaaacaaagtatttgtactccaataCTTCTGTAGGTGTTGTTGCTCTGAGCCCAGGATTAGCTGAAAAGAGTCCAGGAAGCCTATTTACAAGTTAACAGCGTTTAATAAAACAATGATACAATGAAATTGCAAAATGGCAAACAGCTGTGCTCCCACTGCATGGGATCAGGATGAGAAAGAGACCGACTTCCTGCTTGGGTcacatatttatcatctgaagtCTTCTCCCATTGGTTGGCGTCGACGGGGGCAGGGAGGGGCCAGGTTCGGCCTCTTCGTCTGCACATAGGTGTGTCCATGTGATCTTCAGTCGCCCTCTAGTGGCGTATCCAAATAACATTATTTCCTAACATCACATGACCAGATAAACCATCAGAACACCTAACAGCATATTGACGTCCATCATGTCTACGTCCATCATGTCTACGTCCATCATGTCGACGTCCATCATGTCGACGTCCATCATGTCGACGTCCATCATGTCGACGTCCAGCATATCGACCAGCATATTCACATCCGGCATATTAATATtttaagaaaaagtcagaattttcagATGTTCGGAAAAAAGTCTGAATTTTTTGGTTTTCAGAGACAAATCCGAATTTTCAGATTTGACATCAAGTATATTCACATCAAGTGTATTCACATCCAGCATGTTAATATACTGAATTTTCAGATTTTCgaaaaaaagtcataattttcaGATTTtcgaaaaaagtcagaattttcagATTTtcgaaaaaagtcagaattttcagATTTtcgaaaaaaagtcagaattgttCAGATTGAATGGTCAGATGAACTCTGAAATGTGACTTGcaacacagcagctccatgtgtaacatcaacatGGACAGATATCAATATCAGAGGCGAGTGAGATTCTCCACTAACAATTAATTATCAGTTTTACTCACAGTTGTGATGGAGAGTTTTTGACCACTACTCACCTCTCAAACCTTTCATCCTGGAGTCCTTCTCTCTTCTTCCGAGTTGTAAtcttcctcccccccccccccccccccccacagactGCAGAGACTCGAGAGATCCTCCACTTCCACTACACCACCTGGCCAGACTTCGGGGTCCCTGAGTCCCCCGCCTCCTTCCTGAACTTCCTGTTTAAGGTGCGAGAGTCGGGCTGTTTGACCTCTGAGGGTCCGGTGGTCGTTCACTGCAGCGCCGGCATCGGACGCTCTGGGACCTTCTGCCTGGTGGACAGCTGCCTCCTGCTGGTGAGAGCACTACATTACCttacgttacattacattaccttACGTCACATTACCTTACGTTACGTTACCTTACCTTACGTCACATTACCTTACGTTACCTTACGTTACGTTACCTTACCTCACATTACCTTACATTACCTTACCTTACGTTACGTTACATTACCTTCAGCTACATTACCTTACGTTACATTACGTTACGTTACATTACCTTACCTTATGCTACCTCACATTACCTTACATTACCTTACCTTACGTTACGTTACATTACCTTCAGCTACATTACCTTACGTTACATTACGTTACGTTACATtaccttacattacattaccttATGCTACCTTACATTACCTTACATTACCTTACCTTACGTTAcattaccttaccttaccttaccttacgttaccttaccttaccttactttaccttaccttactttaccttaccttaccttactttACCTTACCTTACTTTACCTTACCTTACTTTACCTtcccttaccttaccttacatTCTGCCTGGTGGACAGCTGCCTCCTGCTGGTGAGAGCATTACCTTGCATTACATTACCTTACATTCTtaatgtttctttgtttttggcTTCTTAACATgtaacaaactatgaatgtgtcatacccacttaacgggaagaaactcagctttcagacaatattaaccattTTTAGCTAAACGAAACACAAGGCTTATAACAAGcttctgaattagccctgatgctaacgcacttagcacagaactcacggtagaaatactttattagttatcggatctgcacaaacaagatatcagattcaagctgagattccacagattctagaggTATCGTCGCTGAGCGACCAAAACTCGTGGCAGCGAAGACGAaaccagacaacacacaacttcacTTTACGGGGCCAAAACGGCAAATATGTCTTACCTTTTGCTGTTTGGGATCAAAGGGTCGTCGatgtaaccagatgagtgattacggcgcccggtatcattttacacacatgtgtatcatacagatgcagggcttacacacgcctgttatctaaccgacaggtccgcacgcactctccagccgaaaCTCTCGTCTTATTCATTTAAGCATTTTCGTATTAGTTTATGCAGCCAACCCCCCAAATGCATAACCAGCCGCTTAATGCGCAGTGAAGATTCGGTAATGAATATAAAATAAGCAtttattcacaaactaaatcaggagacctttaaagttttacgtccgatttgctccttttttcctcgctgtacacagctccagtttgggcatcggcctgtcatcagatttaatttgttgttgctgctgtagccgAAGTTTAGTACAATAATTTTTGGATGAAATACTCcaacttgcttcagttgcttgctactttctaacggcggtgatgacagttacagtacgaactgaagttgatgtgatttgattggattgtgagtcaagggaagccagccgcctccgGCTTCCCTTGccatggccctgaccaatcacaggttggcaggggcatgacgtggccctcatctgattggtcaaattgttttactatgttcaatctgaattcactttaacataaaaacatatatattgattttgacttttctacatccaactcacaggtttatccttgctttgagaaaaaagattattaattttccccttttagaagatatggtcttttgttctgggaatgtcattttcgagcctgagacctggaaaacaggtTAAGTGCAAAATATAGAATAACACTTAAACCCTGATTATTATTAAAAGTAGCTAAGTGTAAACAGTTTGAGAGCTCTTATATTTAAAAgcttaaatgtgatttaattgaCCCGattgtttgttttatattttaaaggcaagtttatttatacagtacttttcaacacaaggcaactcAAAGTGATTTGCAAAGATGAGACATTAAGAGCAAAGATAAtgaaacatgaataaaagttacagcgCAGATGTGAATAGTACAattaaaagcaaaaataaaagtcttcagcctggatttaaaagtagtcagttccagatatttggaaatATCCCTCACCAGATTCTCTCATTCGCCTTCCTGTGAAATCATAGTTATTTTGACACTTTTCTAACCTTTTTATATTCCTTTCATCCAAGTTGCATCCCCAGTCACAGCGTAACTGATGTAATTTACCCGACTGTTTGTTTCATAGTAAAGTTTAAACGTGGCTGTAATCTCCCCTCTTCCCCCCAGATGTCGGCCCGTAAGGACCCGTCCTCTGTGAGGATCCGGGAGGTTCTGCTGGAGATGAGGCGGTACCGGATGGGTTTGATCCAGACGGCTGATCAGCTCCGGTTCTCCTACCTCGCCGTCATCGAGGGTGCCAAATACATCGGGGGGGACACCAGTCTgcaggtaaccccccccccccccccccccattacaGGATAGGTCACAGATTGAGGccatttctcaatctcgaggacactggcttccaagccaatatttcaaggatgctacgtctgccaagcaagcgtcctcgagattgagaaacggcctcagTCACTACCTACCCGAGCTTTAGTATATTCAGTTTGGATAACGAGTTGTTTTGATTTGATGCTGAAACGTTTGAGCTTCTAACTTTAGTACGGTTTGAATGCAGGGCTTGTGCTTTAACAGAggatgggaattgtagtttttttATATCCTATGGACTACAGAGGTTGATAGTATTATTTGACCTTTTCCCAAAACAGAAACGGGCTTTAACAGGGAGTTTTCAAACTGATGTTTAACCTGCAGTACGACTCATTTGACTTCGTCCACGTCTAACAGTCTCTCTGATGTTCCCATGAAATGAACAAGTTGAGCAGCACGTGTGTTTAGTGGCGAGAGCAGTAATACATACATGTTATTTGTGTCATGTAGTTTCGTGCATTACATCTTAGTCACATTTCACTCTCTTCCATTCAGGTCTAAGCAGGTTTAGCACCATAAGACATGTTGTTTGATTACCGTTTGTGTATTTCTGCAGGAGTCGTGGAAGGAGCTTTctaaggaggaagaagagcctcCAGAGTTCACCCCCCCTCCT
The Pseudochaenichthys georgianus unplaced genomic scaffold, fPseGeo1.2 scaffold_1148_arrow_ctg1, whole genome shotgun sequence DNA segment above includes these coding regions:
- the LOC139433187 gene encoding keratin-associated protein 4-3, which codes for LRPSCLRPSCRRPSCRRPSCLRPSCLRPSCRRPSCRRPSCRRPSCLRPSCLRPSCRRPSCRRPSCLRPTCLRPSCRRPSCLRPSCRRPAYRPAYSHPSCLRPSCLRPSCRRPSCRRPSCRRPSCRRPAYRPAYSHPAY